A genomic stretch from Algoriphagus halophilus includes:
- a CDS encoding FAD-binding oxidoreductase, with protein sequence MSTIVKILDIQTLTHDVKQYTLEKPEGYTFIPGQATELAINKEEWKDELRPFTFTSLPEEDHLEFVIKSYADHDGVTNQLDRLVKGDELVLNDSWGAIQYNGTGVFIAGGAGITPFIAIIKDLKKNGNLAGNRLFFANKTKEDVILEGYFKDTLGSNFISILEKETVSGHEHGRIGADFLKNHVQDFSQHFYVCGPDPMVKAISETLEQLGAKPDAITFEK encoded by the coding sequence ATGTCAACCATTGTAAAAATACTGGATATCCAAACTTTGACTCATGATGTGAAACAATATACTTTGGAGAAGCCAGAAGGATATACGTTCATTCCTGGGCAGGCTACTGAACTGGCAATCAATAAAGAGGAATGGAAGGATGAGCTACGACCCTTTACTTTTACTTCACTTCCCGAGGAGGATCATTTGGAGTTTGTAATTAAATCTTATGCAGATCATGATGGAGTCACCAACCAATTGGACCGTCTGGTCAAAGGAGATGAACTTGTGTTAAATGATTCTTGGGGAGCTATCCAATATAATGGAACAGGTGTGTTTATAGCCGGAGGTGCAGGGATTACTCCTTTTATAGCCATTATTAAAGACTTAAAGAAGAACGGAAATCTTGCAGGGAATCGCCTTTTCTTTGCTAATAAAACCAAAGAAGATGTGATTTTGGAGGGCTATTTCAAGGATACCCTTGGAAGCAATTTTATTTCAATACTTGAAAAGGAAACGGTTTCAGGTCATGAGCATGGTCGAATTGGCGCCGACTTCCTGAAAAATCATGTACAAGATTTTTCTCAGCACTTTTATGTTTGCGGACCAGATCCTATGGTCAAAGCAATCAGTGAAACGCTGGAACAGCTAGGTGCAAAACCGGATGCCATTACCTTTGAAAAATAA
- a CDS encoding sugar phosphate isomerase/epimerase family protein, which produces MKKHFNLTLSLVFLVAIGFTSCSSKTSTEDSTETMEAVVAEPSSFGGLALYTVRDSMASNPKATLQAVADAGYAYVEAANYADGKFYGMTPSEFKSYLESLGMTAKSAHMGMVNMENADQLIADVKAAGIEYFVIPVPPMGMFTFNPETRSMGMKGTPDELVNIMNTLGEKCNQAGINLLYHNHDFEFKAMDDGTIIEDLLLEKCNPEFVNFQMDLFWVTKAGVDPLTYFEKYPGRFKAWHVKDMNQEGNFAPVNTGSIDFARILAEKDQSGMEFYLVEQDQTFGLDPMEAIQISHDGLKEIGFK; this is translated from the coding sequence ATGAAAAAACATTTCAATTTAACCTTATCCTTGGTTTTTCTTGTAGCCATAGGATTTACCTCTTGTAGTTCAAAAACCAGCACAGAAGATTCTACAGAAACCATGGAAGCTGTTGTCGCTGAACCTTCTAGCTTTGGTGGTTTAGCACTTTACACGGTCCGTGATTCCATGGCAAGCAACCCAAAGGCCACTTTACAGGCTGTAGCTGACGCAGGATATGCCTACGTGGAAGCTGCAAACTATGCAGATGGTAAATTTTACGGAATGACTCCTTCTGAATTCAAATCCTATTTAGAATCTCTAGGAATGACCGCAAAAAGTGCGCACATGGGCATGGTCAACATGGAGAATGCTGATCAGTTGATCGCTGACGTGAAAGCCGCAGGAATCGAATATTTTGTAATCCCCGTCCCTCCAATGGGCATGTTTACATTTAACCCAGAAACCAGATCCATGGGAATGAAAGGTACACCTGATGAGCTAGTTAATATCATGAATACCTTGGGTGAAAAATGCAATCAGGCTGGTATCAATCTACTATACCATAATCATGATTTTGAGTTCAAAGCCATGGACGATGGAACCATCATCGAGGACTTGCTTTTAGAAAAGTGCAATCCTGAATTTGTGAATTTCCAGATGGACCTTTTCTGGGTGACCAAAGCGGGAGTTGACCCTTTGACCTATTTTGAAAAATACCCTGGAAGATTTAAAGCTTGGCATGTAAAAGACATGAACCAAGAGGGAAACTTCGCTCCAGTAAATACGGGAAGTATAGATTTTGCCAGAATTTTGGCGGAAAAAGATCAGTCAGGGATGGAATTCTATCTTGTGGAACAAGATCAAACTTTCGGATTAGACCCAATGGAAGCCATTCAAATCAGCCATGATGGATTGAAGGAAATCGGGTTTAAATAA
- the fahA gene encoding fumarylacetoacetase: MSDIKSNTLSTWVEVPKNSDFTIYNLPFGVFKNKRLSPRTGIAIGDKIVDLSVLDQEGFFSDLFLPEGIFINEALNDLISLGKVQTKKIRERVQDLLLVDNEKLRDHSVRGKVMVNRKEAEMLLPVKIGDYTDFYSSMEHATNVGKMFRDPENALLPNWKHLPVGYHGRASSIIPSGVPIHRPKGQFKSPDMDSPGFAPSKKMDFELELAFITGKSTRLGDSVSTADAEDYIFGFTLFNDWSARDIQAWEYVPLGPFLGKSFASSMSPWVVTLEALEYFRVENPIQDPEVLPYLKCDSAHSFDINLEVLIQPEGKKATKVCQSNFKSMYWNVAQQLAHHTVNGCNINVGDLMASGTISGTTEDSFGSLLELSWNGKKTLKLDTGEERTFLEDGDTVIMKGYAEKDGIRVGFGEVKSQLLPAK; this comes from the coding sequence ATGAGCGACATTAAGAGTAACACCTTGAGTACCTGGGTGGAAGTTCCCAAAAATTCCGATTTTACTATTTATAACCTTCCTTTTGGGGTGTTCAAAAACAAAAGATTGAGCCCCAGGACTGGAATTGCTATAGGCGACAAAATTGTTGACCTAAGCGTATTGGACCAAGAAGGGTTTTTTTCGGACCTATTTCTTCCAGAGGGTATTTTCATAAATGAGGCTTTGAATGATTTGATTTCTCTAGGTAAGGTTCAAACCAAAAAGATTAGAGAGCGAGTTCAGGATTTACTTTTAGTGGACAATGAAAAGCTAAGAGATCATTCGGTAAGAGGGAAGGTGATGGTCAACCGCAAGGAAGCAGAAATGCTATTACCTGTCAAAATCGGTGATTATACAGATTTTTATAGCAGTATGGAGCATGCAACCAATGTTGGTAAAATGTTCCGGGATCCTGAAAATGCCTTATTGCCCAATTGGAAACACTTGCCGGTTGGCTATCATGGTAGAGCATCGAGTATCATTCCATCTGGGGTGCCTATTCACCGTCCCAAAGGTCAATTCAAATCTCCGGATATGGATTCGCCAGGATTTGCTCCATCTAAAAAAATGGATTTTGAACTGGAACTTGCATTTATCACAGGGAAGTCCACTAGATTGGGGGATTCGGTAAGCACTGCAGATGCAGAAGATTACATTTTTGGATTTACCTTATTCAATGATTGGTCTGCCCGTGACATCCAGGCTTGGGAATATGTGCCTTTAGGACCATTTCTTGGAAAGAGCTTTGCCTCATCCATGTCACCTTGGGTCGTAACCTTAGAGGCTTTGGAATATTTTAGAGTGGAAAACCCCATTCAAGACCCCGAAGTATTGCCTTATTTAAAGTGTGATTCTGCACATAGTTTTGATATTAATTTGGAGGTTTTGATTCAGCCAGAAGGAAAAAAAGCCACCAAGGTTTGTCAGTCCAATTTCAAATCCATGTACTGGAATGTAGCGCAGCAATTGGCTCACCATACCGTCAATGGTTGTAATATCAATGTAGGGGATTTGATGGCTTCTGGAACAATTTCGGGAACTACGGAGGATTCTTTTGGGTCCTTATTGGAACTGTCTTGGAATGGCAAAAAAACTTTGAAATTGGATACGGGAGAAGAAAGAACATTCCTGGAAGATGGGGATACTGTCATCATGAAAGGGTATGCAGAAAAGGACGGTATTCGAGTAGGTTTTGGAGAGGTGAAATCCCAATTATTGCCAGCAAAGTAA
- a CDS encoding DoxX family protein, with product MKTNLFQKIMRVILGGFMTLAGIGHLTFQRDEFQAQVPRWLPDSPEFMDFVVVSSGVVEIAFGLAMVFLWKHQIKVGIALAIFYVLIFPGNISQYTNEISAFGLDTDQKRLIRLFFQPVLILWALWSTGALKYLINRNKK from the coding sequence ATGAAAACAAACTTGTTTCAGAAAATAATGCGCGTCATTCTTGGCGGGTTTATGACCCTGGCGGGAATTGGCCACCTTACCTTCCAACGGGATGAATTTCAAGCCCAGGTCCCAAGATGGTTGCCTGACAGTCCTGAATTCATGGATTTTGTAGTGGTCTCTTCAGGAGTGGTAGAAATCGCCTTTGGCTTGGCTATGGTATTTCTTTGGAAACATCAAATCAAAGTTGGAATCGCCCTGGCGATATTTTACGTATTGATATTCCCGGGCAATATTTCTCAGTACACCAATGAAATCAGCGCATTTGGTTTAGACACCGATCAAAAACGATTGATCCGCCTGTTTTTTCAGCCTGTTTTGATTTTATGGGCATTATGGTCAACCGGAGCATTGAAATATTTAATCAACAGAAATAAAAAATAG
- a CDS encoding glutathione peroxidase, translated as MKLKTVYDFEANTLAGKKISLKEYQGKTLLIVNTASQCGLTPQYEGLEELYQKYKDQGLVVLGFPCNQFGNQEKGNSEQIQEFCQVNYGVSFPMFEKVEVNGNNAHPLYKFLKSKLSGGLLGSKIKWNFTKFLIDQNGVPIKRYAPITVPKKMEKDIEKVVNHG; from the coding sequence ATGAAATTGAAAACTGTATATGATTTTGAGGCGAATACACTTGCCGGAAAAAAAATCAGTCTTAAAGAATATCAAGGCAAAACACTCCTCATCGTCAATACTGCCAGTCAATGCGGTCTGACCCCCCAATATGAAGGACTGGAGGAGCTATATCAAAAATACAAAGATCAAGGCTTGGTCGTTTTAGGTTTTCCCTGTAACCAGTTCGGAAATCAAGAAAAGGGAAACTCAGAGCAGATACAGGAATTTTGCCAGGTAAATTATGGCGTGAGTTTTCCGATGTTTGAAAAGGTCGAAGTGAATGGTAACAACGCCCATCCCCTTTACAAATTTCTGAAATCAAAGCTATCCGGAGGACTTTTGGGAAGTAAAATCAAATGGAATTTCACCAAATTTCTAATTGATCAAAATGGGGTTCCTATCAAGCGATATGCCCCTATTACCGTTCCCAAAAAGATGGAAAAAGACATTGAAAAAGTAGTAAACCATGGCTAA
- a CDS encoding MarR family winged helix-turn-helix transcriptional regulator codes for MANPAPELYLENQLCFPLYAASRLTTKIYTPFLEELGITYPQYLVMLTLWQFQEQSVKSIGERLFLESNTLTPLLKRLEQKDLIQRIRSKTDERTVMISLTQAGMELKEKALEVPKKIVESFHDNTISEEEIFSFQKTLFKLLNVLDKKVSE; via the coding sequence ATGGCTAATCCAGCACCAGAGCTGTATTTGGAAAATCAGCTCTGCTTTCCTTTATATGCAGCGTCTCGCCTGACCACCAAAATATATACCCCATTCTTAGAGGAGTTGGGTATAACTTATCCCCAATACCTGGTTATGCTCACCTTATGGCAATTTCAGGAACAAAGCGTCAAGTCCATTGGAGAACGTTTATTTCTAGAATCCAATACCCTAACCCCGCTTTTGAAGCGATTGGAACAGAAAGACCTTATCCAACGAATACGCTCCAAAACGGACGAACGTACCGTGATGATTTCATTGACCCAAGCAGGAATGGAATTGAAGGAAAAAGCCCTAGAGGTACCCAAAAAGATTGTGGAATCATTTCATGACAATACCATCTCCGAGGAAGAGATTTTTTCCTTTCAAAAAACCTTGTTCAAACTTTTGAATGTCTTAGACAAAAAGGTATCTGAATAG
- a CDS encoding GreA/GreB family elongation factor yields the protein MSRGFVKEEDQEETPLVPPRVELPNGVTNYVTQNGLAELLSEKEALLEEKTKLQATTEQEKRVLSNFINAKIHLLEERIATAKPVNLREQPQDEIRFGATVTLKVNNSPKKMTYQLVGVDEADISKNKISFISPIAKILTGKKVGDQAVLKLAKEDRVFEILAIHYSPN from the coding sequence ATGAGCAGAGGTTTTGTAAAAGAAGAAGATCAGGAGGAAACTCCCTTAGTTCCGCCTAGAGTGGAGCTTCCAAATGGGGTTACCAATTACGTGACTCAAAACGGATTGGCTGAATTACTTTCCGAAAAGGAAGCTTTGTTGGAAGAAAAAACCAAACTTCAGGCTACCACTGAACAGGAAAAACGTGTCCTTTCCAATTTCATCAATGCTAAAATTCATTTGCTTGAAGAACGAATTGCTACCGCAAAACCGGTAAACCTACGTGAACAACCACAGGATGAAATTCGGTTTGGCGCCACCGTAACCCTTAAAGTGAACAATAGCCCTAAAAAGATGACTTATCAACTTGTAGGGGTAGATGAAGCAGATATTTCCAAAAACAAAATATCTTTTATCTCCCCTATTGCCAAGATTTTAACCGGTAAAAAAGTTGGGGATCAAGCAGTATTGAAACTTGCAAAGGAAGATCGAGTTTTTGAAATCTTGGCTATCCACTATTCACCTAATTGA
- a CDS encoding valine--tRNA ligase translates to MSIASKYDPASAEAKWYAYWMEHKLFSSKVDPNKEPYTIVIPPPNVTGVLHMGHMLNNTIQDVLIRRARMQGKNACWVPGTDHASIATETKVVNMLKEQGIDKKSITREEFLKHAWEWKEKYGGIILEQLKKLGASCDWDRTAFTMDEGLSDAVLTVFVDLHKKGKIYRGIRMVNWDPQGKTALSDDEVITKEIQSKLYYIKYQIEGTENEFLTIATTRPETIMADVAICVNPNDTRFTHLKGKKAIVPLINRAIPIIEDEYVDMEFGTGCLKVTPAHDINDYELGLKHKLEVIDILNDDGTLNEKAQILVGEDRFIARKMIGKLLKEVDQLDKIEDYKSNVGHSERTDAVIEPKLSMQWFLKMDEITKPALSSVMDDVIKLYPPKFKNMYRSWMENVRDWCISRQLWWGHRIPAFFLPNGEYVVAKTAEEALLIANEQYGEKYSLEDLKQEDDVLDTWFSSWLWPISVFDTEVFKTGQPNEDLKYYYPTNDLVTAPEILFFWVARMIIAGYEYMGEKPFKNVYLTGIVRDKLGRKMSKSLGNSPDPLELIAQNGADGVRTGMLFSSPAGNDLPYDDKLVEQGRNFANKIWNAFRLVKGWEIDPNLDGSANRSSIQWFENRFNQALGEINEHFEKFRISDALMTTYKLVWGDFCSWYLEMIKPEYQHPIDQETYDKTISLFEDILKILHPFMPFISEELWHQIKNRTVEESLILASWPEEKSFDLEIIQEANQIFEVVSQVRNLRASKGMSPKEALELTINTKNQGVYQRFESVLNKLANLASLSFAEKVDNAISFVVKSDECFVPMGDSINVEEEKANIQKELDYTKGFLNSVMKKLSNERFVSGAPAKVIEMERKKQADAEAKIKALEDSLAKLG, encoded by the coding sequence ATGTCTATTGCCAGCAAATACGATCCAGCCTCAGCAGAAGCCAAGTGGTATGCTTACTGGATGGAGCACAAGCTTTTTTCTTCGAAAGTAGATCCGAATAAAGAGCCTTACACCATCGTAATCCCTCCACCCAACGTCACAGGGGTCTTGCACATGGGGCATATGTTGAATAATACCATTCAGGATGTTTTGATTCGAAGAGCCCGAATGCAAGGAAAAAATGCTTGCTGGGTTCCAGGGACTGACCATGCCTCCATCGCTACTGAAACCAAAGTAGTAAACATGCTCAAAGAACAGGGGATAGATAAAAAATCAATTACCCGTGAGGAATTCTTGAAGCATGCTTGGGAATGGAAAGAAAAATACGGAGGTATCATTCTAGAGCAATTGAAAAAGCTAGGAGCTTCCTGCGATTGGGATCGTACTGCCTTTACCATGGATGAAGGTTTGAGCGATGCAGTATTAACAGTTTTCGTAGACCTCCATAAAAAAGGTAAAATCTACCGTGGGATACGTATGGTTAACTGGGATCCTCAAGGTAAAACTGCTTTGTCTGATGACGAAGTAATCACCAAAGAAATCCAATCCAAACTCTATTACATTAAGTACCAAATTGAAGGTACTGAAAATGAGTTTTTGACGATTGCTACCACACGTCCTGAAACTATTATGGCTGATGTAGCCATCTGTGTGAATCCAAATGACACAAGATTTACTCATTTGAAAGGGAAGAAAGCCATTGTTCCTTTGATCAATCGTGCCATTCCAATTATCGAAGATGAATATGTGGACATGGAATTTGGAACTGGATGCCTAAAAGTAACTCCAGCACATGACATCAATGATTATGAGCTAGGACTCAAGCACAAACTGGAAGTTATCGATATTCTGAATGACGATGGCACTCTCAACGAGAAAGCCCAAATTCTAGTAGGGGAAGATCGATTCATCGCCAGAAAGATGATAGGCAAACTTCTGAAGGAAGTCGATCAGCTGGATAAGATCGAAGACTATAAATCCAATGTAGGTCATTCTGAAAGGACAGATGCGGTCATTGAACCAAAGCTTTCTATGCAATGGTTCTTGAAAATGGATGAAATCACTAAACCGGCGCTGAGCTCTGTAATGGATGATGTCATCAAGCTATACCCTCCAAAATTCAAAAACATGTATCGTTCTTGGATGGAGAATGTTCGTGACTGGTGTATTTCCCGTCAGCTTTGGTGGGGACATAGAATCCCTGCATTTTTCCTTCCTAATGGGGAATACGTAGTTGCCAAAACCGCAGAGGAAGCATTGCTGATTGCCAACGAACAATATGGAGAGAAGTACAGCCTAGAAGATCTTAAGCAGGAAGATGATGTGTTGGATACTTGGTTTAGCTCTTGGTTATGGCCGATCTCTGTTTTTGATACAGAGGTATTTAAAACGGGACAACCGAATGAAGACCTGAAATACTACTATCCAACCAATGACTTGGTTACTGCTCCGGAAATCCTATTTTTCTGGGTAGCAAGAATGATCATTGCAGGATATGAGTACATGGGAGAAAAGCCATTTAAAAACGTTTACCTCACAGGAATTGTACGGGATAAATTGGGGCGAAAAATGTCCAAATCTCTGGGGAACTCACCAGATCCATTGGAATTGATTGCACAAAATGGTGCCGATGGGGTAAGAACAGGGATGCTGTTTTCTTCTCCTGCCGGTAATGACCTTCCATATGATGACAAATTGGTGGAACAAGGGAGAAACTTTGCCAATAAAATTTGGAATGCTTTCCGTTTGGTGAAAGGTTGGGAAATCGACCCTAATTTAGATGGATCGGCCAATCGTTCTAGCATTCAATGGTTTGAAAACCGCTTCAACCAAGCCTTGGGCGAGATCAATGAGCATTTTGAGAAATTCAGAATTTCGGATGCCTTGATGACTACCTATAAGTTGGTATGGGGAGATTTCTGCTCTTGGTATCTTGAAATGATCAAACCGGAATACCAGCATCCAATTGATCAGGAAACCTATGACAAGACCATTTCCTTGTTCGAAGATATCCTGAAGATTCTTCATCCATTTATGCCTTTTATTTCTGAAGAACTTTGGCATCAAATCAAGAATAGAACAGTGGAAGAATCATTGATTCTTGCTTCATGGCCTGAAGAAAAATCATTTGATCTGGAGATTATCCAGGAAGCAAATCAAATTTTTGAGGTCGTTTCACAAGTGAGAAATCTCCGAGCTTCCAAAGGAATGTCTCCAAAAGAAGCCTTGGAATTGACCATCAACACCAAAAACCAAGGTGTTTATCAACGATTTGAATCTGTATTGAATAAGCTAGCCAACTTGGCTTCATTAAGCTTTGCTGAGAAAGTGGACAATGCCATTAGCTTTGTTGTAAAATCAGATGAGTGCTTCGTGCCGATGGGAGACTCCATCAATGTAGAAGAGGAGAAAGCGAACATCCAAAAAGAGCTTGACTACACGAAAGGATTCCTGAATTCTGTCATGAAAAAGCTAAGTAATGAGCGATTTGTATCTGGAGCTCCTGCGAAAGTGATCGAAATGGAACGTAAAAAACAAGCTGATGCCGAAGCTAAAATCAAGGCCTTGGAAGACAGCTTAGCCAAATTAGGATAA
- a CDS encoding SH3 domain-containing protein, which translates to MESKYGFLKMSLPEFVAWIQEQRIARTILTVQQHHTWSPSYIHFNGSNHFERQSAMKNYHVRNNGWQDIGQHFTSFPDGSIVTGRSLELTPACIYGANRDSICMEHFGNFDKGGDEMTPEQRETVVGMTAALCDKFRLPLNSFSIIYHHWFDLNTGKRNNGTGNNKSCPGSNFFGGNKIDDFNRNFLPLVSQKLQGRPAPAPPAAIQKYVVVTANLLNVREAPSGSAPKASDRGAAQLGSILRIYDESNGWLKISNSQSHWVYGQYTIEVKRATVNANVLRVRSGPGTNFSIVDNLMESEEVFISEEENGWCKISLEEKWLSKNYLNFS; encoded by the coding sequence ATGGAATCAAAATATGGATTTTTAAAAATGAGTTTGCCGGAGTTCGTTGCTTGGATTCAAGAACAGCGGATTGCAAGGACTATTTTAACAGTACAGCAACATCATACCTGGAGTCCTAGCTATATTCATTTCAATGGGTCGAATCATTTCGAACGTCAATCAGCAATGAAAAACTATCATGTCCGAAACAATGGCTGGCAGGACATAGGGCAACATTTCACCAGTTTTCCGGATGGATCCATTGTGACAGGAAGATCATTGGAATTGACTCCTGCTTGCATCTATGGAGCAAATCGGGATTCTATTTGCATGGAGCATTTTGGGAATTTTGATAAGGGAGGAGATGAGATGACTCCCGAACAAAGAGAAACGGTAGTGGGAATGACTGCCGCGCTCTGTGATAAGTTTCGACTGCCATTGAATAGTTTCAGCATTATCTATCACCATTGGTTTGATTTGAATACTGGAAAGAGGAATAATGGGACAGGAAATAATAAGTCATGTCCTGGGAGCAATTTTTTTGGAGGAAATAAGATAGATGATTTCAATAGGAATTTCTTGCCTTTAGTATCCCAAAAGCTTCAGGGAAGACCGGCCCCTGCGCCTCCGGCGGCAATCCAGAAATATGTGGTGGTGACTGCAAACTTATTGAATGTTAGAGAAGCTCCCTCAGGTTCAGCTCCAAAGGCATCTGATAGAGGTGCTGCTCAGTTAGGATCCATTCTTCGGATTTATGATGAGTCCAATGGGTGGTTGAAAATCTCAAATAGTCAATCCCATTGGGTGTATGGTCAATATACGATTGAAGTAAAAAGAGCAACAGTAAATGCCAATGTATTACGGGTCAGAAGTGGACCAGGGACCAATTTTTCCATTGTAGATAACTTAATGGAATCAGAAGAAGTGTTTATCTCTGAGGAGGAAAATGGTTGGTGTAAAATCAGTTTAGAGGAAAAATGGCTGAGTAAAAACTATTTGAATTTTTCCTAA
- a CDS encoding 3-keto-disaccharide hydrolase: MIKNILCFSLLSSVLFSCAQNKAEEREEIQNKAKPEWIQMFNGKDLEGWIPKIQHHETGENYANTFRVVDGVIEVNYDDYKEGFDDRYGHLFYEKPFSSFHMTWEYRFTDQWLEDAASYTYRNSGVMFHSQAPSTILKEQDWPISVEWQMLAEEEEGVPRPTGNMCSPGTDVYFEGKKDPRHCINSTSPTFKWDEWVRADLIVFADSLVIHLVNGDTVLQYTKPQIGGGTANRFDPKMKVDGQLLTEGFIGLQSEGQGVLFRDLRIKGL, from the coding sequence ATGATCAAGAATATTTTATGTTTTTCACTGTTGAGTTCAGTCCTTTTTTCATGTGCCCAAAACAAAGCTGAAGAAAGAGAGGAAATACAGAATAAAGCCAAGCCTGAATGGATTCAGATGTTCAATGGAAAAGACCTTGAAGGCTGGATTCCAAAGATTCAACATCATGAAACTGGGGAGAACTACGCCAATACTTTTAGAGTGGTAGATGGGGTGATTGAAGTGAATTATGATGATTATAAGGAAGGTTTTGATGATCGTTATGGTCATCTCTTTTACGAAAAGCCTTTTTCCTCCTTTCACATGACTTGGGAATACCGGTTTACTGACCAGTGGTTAGAGGATGCTGCAAGCTACACGTATAGAAACAGTGGAGTAATGTTCCACTCTCAAGCACCCTCGACAATCTTAAAAGAGCAGGATTGGCCCATTTCTGTAGAATGGCAGATGCTAGCAGAGGAAGAAGAAGGAGTGCCAAGACCCACTGGTAATATGTGTTCTCCAGGGACAGATGTATATTTTGAAGGAAAGAAAGATCCTAGACATTGCATCAATTCCACTTCACCAACTTTCAAATGGGATGAATGGGTCAGAGCAGACTTAATTGTCTTTGCGGATTCTTTGGTGATTCATTTGGTAAATGGAGACACAGTTTTACAATACACGAAGCCTCAAATAGGGGGAGGGACTGCCAATAGGTTTGATCCAAAAATGAAGGTAGATGGTCAACTACTTACCGAAGGATTTATTGGTTTACAAAGTGAAGGGCAAGGTGTGCTTTTTAGAGATTTGAGAATTAAAGGGCTTTAA
- a CDS encoding diacylglycerol/lipid kinase family protein, whose amino-acid sequence MRKVCLFVFNPISGENGLTEEELVEMVQVKLPQYDTHIFETTGQGDAEKIKLEYDRLHPDLVLVGGGDGTVKLVAMALREMNTTLCIVPLGSANGLAKCMGINTIEDAWEAVRTFQVHHIDAVHINGELCLHLADFGFNANLVKKFESTDGRGMLAYITSSVSEIFSTEPKVFRLKINGDTKEVSAKMLVIANGDQYGTGALINCKGKMDDGKFEIIALNPESAKDYIRMTMAMFKGDLEEQDSSRVFRCESCVIENPEDVEFQIDGELMGKPQSVEAVIEKEAFQFVTSKKYAACQKKLS is encoded by the coding sequence ATGAGAAAAGTATGTCTATTTGTTTTTAACCCCATTTCTGGTGAGAATGGTTTGACGGAAGAGGAATTGGTAGAAATGGTACAGGTTAAACTTCCCCAATATGATACCCATATTTTTGAGACTACAGGTCAGGGAGATGCAGAAAAAATCAAATTGGAATATGATCGTCTTCATCCAGACTTGGTATTAGTTGGAGGAGGAGATGGTACAGTAAAACTAGTTGCCATGGCATTACGGGAAATGAACACTACTCTGTGTATTGTCCCATTAGGGTCTGCCAACGGGCTTGCCAAGTGTATGGGCATTAACACCATAGAGGATGCATGGGAGGCAGTGAGAACTTTCCAGGTTCACCACATCGATGCGGTTCATATTAATGGAGAGCTATGCCTGCACTTAGCTGATTTTGGCTTTAATGCCAACTTGGTCAAAAAGTTTGAATCCACTGACGGTAGAGGAATGCTGGCCTATATTACCAGTTCGGTATCCGAGATTTTTTCTACAGAGCCTAAGGTATTTCGATTGAAGATCAACGGAGACACAAAGGAAGTTTCCGCAAAAATGCTTGTCATAGCCAATGGAGATCAATATGGAACAGGAGCTTTGATCAATTGCAAAGGGAAAATGGATGATGGGAAGTTTGAAATAATTGCTTTAAATCCGGAATCAGCCAAAGACTATATTCGTATGACCATGGCCATGTTTAAAGGAGACTTAGAGGAACAGGACTCCTCAAGAGTTTTTCGCTGTGAATCCTGTGTGATTGAAAATCCTGAGGATGTGGAGTTTCAAATTGATGGAGAATTAATGGGGAAACCTCAGTCTGTAGAGGCAGTGATAGAAAAGGAAGCTTTTCAATTTGTCACCTCAAAAAAATATGCTGCCTGCCAAAAAAAGCTTTCCTAA